Proteins from one bacterium BMS3Abin08 genomic window:
- the ybhF gene encoding putative ABC transporter ATP-binding protein YbhF: MNHPCAEDKTNPSETQPVISIKGVTKQYRKTTALRDIDLDVSPSEITGIIGPDGAGKSTLLKICAGILKYRGSVVFRGRELSENPEKIKPHLGFMPQGIGQNLYMDLTVEENIRFLATLKAVPGDEVKEREVELLQATGLLPFRKRAAGNLSGGMKQKLGICCALISLPEILILDEPSTGIDPLSRRQLWEILNKYIATQGTTILFGTSYMDEAEKCHSIMFLQHGRCLYRGHPEEIMDREPGLEDAFFERLVEAGERLKEVEIPRTWRLGAGEGDVVVEGVTKRFGDFTAIDGVSLEVTPGEIFGLLGPNGAGKTTLIKCMIGLLRPEEGEIHLSGLLPGSKDLSYRIGYMSQVFSLYGDLTVIENIELYGTIYGIRGEVLKERVVWVIDFSGLRGYETTVVGSLPLGMKQRLALGCATLHLPAVLFLDEPTSGVDPVARRIFWQFIGKLSKELGMTVIVTTHNLVEADFCDRVAIMDSGRIIATDRPGSLKEKFTEAQGNVFEVYPDGRLPREWLSERSISVVPYGRRYRLWKKELDEETVKDILKAHGMDYHYIKRIPPPMEDVFVYYLRTVAQI, encoded by the coding sequence ATGAATCATCCTTGTGCTGAAGACAAGACAAACCCCTCGGAAACACAGCCCGTCATATCAATAAAAGGGGTTACAAAGCAATACAGGAAGACCACGGCATTAAGAGATATAGACCTCGACGTTTCCCCTTCTGAAATTACCGGTATTATCGGCCCTGACGGGGCGGGAAAGAGTACCCTCCTCAAGATCTGTGCCGGTATTCTTAAGTACAGGGGGAGTGTTGTATTCCGGGGCAGGGAACTCTCTGAAAACCCGGAGAAGATAAAACCACACCTGGGATTCATGCCGCAGGGGATCGGGCAGAACCTCTACATGGATCTCACAGTGGAAGAAAACATCAGGTTCCTGGCAACCCTGAAGGCCGTACCGGGGGATGAGGTGAAAGAGAGGGAGGTAGAGCTCCTTCAGGCAACAGGACTGCTGCCCTTCAGGAAGAGGGCTGCCGGAAATCTCTCCGGGGGCATGAAACAGAAGCTGGGTATCTGCTGCGCACTGATATCCCTCCCCGAGATCCTTATACTCGATGAACCCTCCACAGGGATAGACCCCCTTTCAAGGCGACAGCTCTGGGAGATTCTGAATAAATACATTGCCACTCAGGGCACAACCATCCTCTTTGGCACCTCCTATATGGACGAGGCGGAAAAGTGTCATTCAATAATGTTTCTCCAGCATGGCAGATGCCTTTACAGAGGACATCCGGAAGAGATAATGGACAGGGAGCCGGGACTTGAAGATGCCTTTTTCGAAAGACTCGTTGAGGCTGGTGAGCGTTTAAAAGAGGTGGAGATACCCCGCACCTGGAGGCTCGGCGCTGGCGAGGGGGATGTGGTGGTTGAAGGGGTAACAAAGAGGTTCGGTGATTTCACCGCCATCGACGGGGTCTCCCTTGAGGTGACACCCGGAGAGATATTCGGGCTCCTCGGCCCCAACGGCGCCGGGAAGACCACCCTTATTAAATGCATGATCGGGCTGCTGAGACCTGAAGAAGGGGAAATTCACCTCTCCGGACTCCTGCCGGGATCAAAGGATCTGAGCTACAGGATCGGGTACATGTCCCAGGTGTTCTCCCTTTACGGAGACCTGACGGTAATAGAGAATATAGAACTCTATGGGACCATCTACGGTATCAGGGGTGAGGTGCTCAAGGAGAGGGTGGTGTGGGTGATCGATTTCTCCGGCCTCAGGGGATATGAGACCACCGTAGTGGGGTCTCTTCCCCTTGGTATGAAACAGAGGCTTGCACTCGGCTGTGCAACACTGCATCTGCCGGCCGTGCTCTTCCTTGACGAACCCACCTCCGGGGTGGATCCCGTCGCAAGGAGGATATTCTGGCAGTTCATAGGGAAGCTCTCGAAGGAACTCGGAATGACCGTGATCGTGACCACCCACAATCTTGTTGAGGCGGACTTCTGTGACAGGGTCGCAATCATGGATTCCGGGAGGATAATAGCCACGGACAGGCCCGGCAGCCTGAAGGAGAAGTTCACAGAGGCTCAGGGCAATGTCTTTGAGGTTTATCCTGACGGGCGCTTGCCACGGGAATGGCTTTCCGAAAGATCAATCTCCGTGGTCCCCTACGGCAGGAGATACCGCCTCTGGAAGAAGGAACTGGATGAGGAAACAGTAAAGGATATCCTAAAAGCACATGGCATGGACTATCACTACATAAAAAGGATACCTCCTCCAATGGAGGACGTCTTCGTCTATTATTTGCGGACTGTCGCCCAAATATGA
- a CDS encoding putative efflux pump membrane fusion protein, with product MIKKPLIFLGVIIVLLLGIVATTEHLKRSDDRTLTISGRAEADEIILSPRIPGRLKDVFIRDGMEVRKGERVATLFDREIRAGRDEIKNRLDAFKARIKAEKENLGYLKKKVHEDISVAQRTLIISRARKKQAEAKRDREELRYRRYETLLRRGVIPRDRFDSVTLSYNLALEEFQIATEEVKRAETILAKTRLSRLLVRAKEHGIEGMMASLDALGKSLARMEIQLSYTEVTVPQDGVVLRKVSEPGEFLNAGGVIGVMIDPDTLHIKTYLPEPYLGKVSLGTQVDVITDTYPERPIRGLICYISDEAEFTPKEVQSKVERVKEVFAMKVCFGEDNGEAYKILKKGMPVDVVIKTAGTQNPGK from the coding sequence ATGATTAAAAAACCCCTGATATTCCTTGGTGTAATCATTGTTCTCCTGTTAGGCATAGTTGCGACCACAGAGCACCTGAAAAGATCCGATGACCGTACACTCACCATAAGCGGCCGTGCCGAGGCCGATGAGATAATCCTATCCCCCCGGATCCCCGGAAGGTTGAAGGATGTCTTCATAAGGGACGGCATGGAGGTCAGGAAAGGCGAAAGGGTTGCAACCCTTTTTGACCGTGAGATAAGGGCGGGCAGGGATGAGATCAAAAACAGGCTGGATGCTTTTAAAGCAAGAATAAAGGCGGAAAAAGAAAACCTCGGTTACCTGAAAAAGAAGGTCCATGAAGACATCAGCGTGGCTCAAAGGACCCTGATTATCTCAAGGGCACGGAAGAAACAGGCGGAAGCAAAGAGGGACCGGGAGGAACTCCGCTACAGGAGGTACGAAACGCTCTTAAGGAGGGGGGTAATCCCCCGGGACAGGTTTGATTCCGTAACACTCTCATACAATCTTGCCCTGGAGGAATTTCAGATTGCAACTGAAGAGGTTAAAAGGGCTGAGACCATCCTTGCTAAGACTCGCCTCTCAAGATTACTTGTCAGGGCAAAGGAGCACGGAATAGAGGGCATGATGGCATCCCTTGATGCATTGGGAAAAAGCCTTGCCCGGATGGAGATACAACTGTCCTACACGGAAGTAACCGTTCCGCAGGACGGAGTGGTGCTTAGAAAGGTCTCCGAGCCCGGTGAGTTCCTCAACGCAGGCGGCGTGATCGGCGTGATGATTGATCCGGATACCCTCCATATCAAGACCTATCTGCCTGAACCCTACCTCGGTAAGGTCTCTCTCGGTACGCAGGTCGATGTCATCACCGATACCTATCCTGAAAGGCCCATAAGGGGCCTTATCTGCTATATCTCCGACGAGGCGGAGTTTACCCCCAAGGAGGTACAGTCAAAGGTAGAGAGGGTCAAGGAGGTCTTTGCCATGAAGGTCTGCTTCGGAGAGGATAACGGGGAGGCTTATAAAATCCTGAAGAAAGGCATGCCTGTGGATGTAGTGATAAAAACCGCCGGCACACAGAACCCGGGGAAATGA
- the ybhR_1 gene encoding inner membrane transport permease YbhR, producing MESRELLSRIREPAFSKPRIIKDRAEIDRIMNNSEAILILDIPNGFERDIHREGTTVQVLVDGSQSTAAYLSSAYLGKIINDFSLEKTIEENYRKGLRFEVPVELRSRILFNPDARDDIYEGLIEFFMMITLVGMILPAAMLIREREYGTIEQILISPLSIGRLIILKILASMLFLISVIAASYLLVLKLWLGLPLKGGITDFLVVTLIFLISTTGLAFIIASVARRFSQIGMLTIVIFAPMLLLSGGWVPPEALPDWLRAATRVSPLKQFMDIGVSILIRGATMDMLSLKLAKLFIIGAALIGTGGLLYKRKVLK from the coding sequence GTGGAAAGCCGCGAACTTCTCAGCAGGATCCGGGAACCTGCCTTCAGCAAGCCGAGGATAATCAAAGACAGGGCGGAAATAGACCGTATAATGAACAACTCCGAGGCGATCCTTATACTCGATATCCCCAACGGATTTGAACGGGATATCCACCGGGAGGGAACAACGGTTCAGGTACTTGTCGACGGATCGCAGAGCACGGCGGCCTACCTCAGTTCCGCCTACCTCGGAAAGATCATAAATGACTTCTCTCTTGAGAAGACCATCGAGGAAAATTACAGGAAAGGGTTAAGGTTTGAGGTGCCGGTTGAGTTAAGGAGCCGTATACTCTTCAACCCCGACGCACGTGACGACATATATGAGGGACTTATCGAGTTCTTTATGATGATAACCCTGGTCGGGATGATCCTCCCTGCAGCCATGCTTATCAGGGAGCGGGAGTATGGAACCATCGAGCAGATACTGATATCCCCACTCAGCATAGGGCGGTTAATCATCCTGAAGATCCTTGCTTCGATGCTCTTCCTCATTTCGGTTATCGCTGCAAGCTATCTGCTCGTTCTGAAACTCTGGCTTGGATTGCCCTTAAAGGGAGGAATCACGGATTTTCTCGTTGTGACCCTGATCTTCCTCATCTCGACAACGGGGCTTGCCTTTATAATAGCATCAGTGGCAAGGAGGTTCAGCCAGATCGGGATGCTTACAATCGTTATCTTTGCCCCCATGCTTCTTCTGTCAGGCGGATGGGTGCCCCCGGAGGCCCTGCCTGACTGGCTAAGGGCTGCAACGAGGGTCTCCCCGCTCAAGCAGTTCATGGATATCGGGGTCAGCATACTTATAAGGGGGGCAACCATGGATATGCTTTCGCTAAAACTTGCCAAACTGTTTATCATAGGGGCCGCACTGATAGGCACCGGGGGACTGCTGTATAAAAGGAAGGTCTTGAAATAA
- a CDS encoding putative tRNA/rRNA methyltransferase translates to MGDSAVKDWRDSISFVLVNPSEPGNIGASARAVKNMGFNNLILVNPPENFIEGRDFWLACHATDLLEEAGVFKSLDDAISDKALVVGTSRRTGKKRGLLLPLEEAIKEIRKRATKNRVAILFGREDRGLTNEEAGECGFLVNIPTSEEAPSLNLAQSVLIVAYELTKGEMNTETPAFVPHEELPALFEHIGKTLDILGYFPRGDRDMEVRIMRNLKHMLGRSGLTPWEAGMLHGICSRIERKIKG, encoded by the coding sequence ATGGGGGATTCAGCCGTGAAGGACTGGAGAGACAGTATTTCCTTTGTCCTGGTAAACCCCAGCGAGCCCGGTAATATAGGGGCCTCTGCAAGGGCGGTAAAAAACATGGGTTTTAATAACCTCATCCTGGTAAACCCCCCGGAGAACTTCATTGAAGGTCGTGACTTCTGGCTTGCATGCCATGCCACGGACCTCCTCGAGGAAGCAGGTGTCTTTAAGAGCCTCGACGATGCCATCTCGGACAAGGCGCTTGTGGTTGGTACTTCAAGGAGGACCGGGAAGAAGAGGGGGTTGCTTCTTCCCCTTGAAGAAGCGATAAAGGAGATAAGAAAGAGGGCAACAAAAAACAGGGTAGCCATCCTCTTTGGCCGGGAAGACCGGGGTCTTACAAATGAAGAGGCCGGGGAGTGCGGCTTTCTTGTAAACATACCTACATCGGAGGAGGCCCCTTCGCTCAACCTTGCCCAGTCAGTCCTTATTGTCGCCTATGAACTGACCAAGGGTGAGATGAATACGGAGACACCGGCGTTTGTTCCCCACGAGGAACTCCCGGCGCTCTTCGAACATATAGGAAAGACCCTTGATATACTCGGTTATTTCCCCCGGGGGGACAGGGATATGGAAGTCAGGATAATGAGAAACCTCAAGCATATGCTTGGCCGTTCAGGACTGACCCCCTGGGAGGCCGGGATGCTTCACGGCATCTGCAGCCGGATAGAAAGGAAGATAAAGGGCTGA
- the thiL gene encoding thiamine-monophosphate kinase — protein MKLSDKGELFILDDIRRRFACCSDNLIVGIGDDAAAFACPEKGSILASSDMMVEGVHFDLTYFTPFQVGYKLVASNVSDIYAMGGSPDWMLLILSLPESVDLSLYEYFFSGLMAASRRYNLTLIGGDITESKRDITAGLTILGREGGKILRRSGASPGDKVYITGPVGEAALGHEILRRVARPVALEKGERLDLELQWDEIVTYLRRFLLPEVRDMMEYSEKISAMIDISDGLFIDLFRLCSESKVGVRIIEERLPKRAGMKEVAGFFKLDLRALMVSGGEDYQLLFTSGEEFPGFCEIGEVIDEGMYFIGNDGEEQEIKPEGYQHFVTGR, from the coding sequence ATGAAGCTTTCCGATAAAGGAGAACTCTTCATACTCGATGACATAAGAAGGAGATTTGCCTGCTGTTCCGACAACCTGATCGTCGGGATAGGTGATGATGCCGCTGCGTTTGCATGTCCGGAAAAAGGGAGTATTCTGGCCAGCAGTGATATGATGGTCGAGGGAGTACATTTCGACCTCACTTATTTTACCCCCTTTCAGGTTGGATACAAACTTGTCGCCTCAAACGTCAGTGATATCTATGCGATGGGTGGAAGTCCCGACTGGATGCTCCTGATTCTCTCACTTCCTGAGAGTGTGGACCTGTCCTTATATGAGTATTTTTTTTCAGGGTTAATGGCCGCCTCCAGGAGATATAATCTTACCCTCATAGGTGGTGACATTACGGAGAGTAAGAGGGATATTACCGCAGGGCTTACAATCCTCGGCAGGGAAGGTGGTAAAATCCTCAGGAGATCAGGTGCATCACCCGGAGACAAGGTCTATATAACCGGCCCGGTTGGTGAGGCTGCTCTTGGACATGAAATACTAAGAAGGGTTGCCCGTCCCGTTGCCCTGGAAAAGGGAGAGCGTCTCGATCTTGAGCTGCAATGGGATGAGATTGTTACATATCTTAGGAGATTTCTCCTTCCGGAGGTCCGTGATATGATGGAGTACTCTGAAAAGATAAGCGCAATGATCGACATCAGTGACGGTCTCTTTATAGACCTCTTCAGATTATGCAGTGAGAGTAAAGTGGGTGTAAGAATCATCGAGGAGCGTTTGCCGAAAAGAGCGGGGATGAAAGAGGTGGCAGGGTTCTTCAAGCTGGATCTTCGAGCCCTGATGGTATCCGGCGGTGAGGACTACCAGCTTCTCTTCACCTCCGGGGAAGAGTTCCCGGGGTTCTGTGAGATCGGTGAGGTGATTGATGAAGGGATGTATTTTATTGGAAACGACGGGGAGGAACAGGAAATAAAACCGGAGGGGTATCAGCACTTTGTCACTGGGAGATAA
- the hflK gene encoding modulator of FtsH protease HflK, whose product MIFSPQFLSLVFAILVVVYFLAGAIKILKEYERGVVFRLGRIIPVKGPGLVIIWPIIDKLVKVSLRTVTMDVPSQDVITKDNVTVKVNAVVYFRVMDPIKAITAIEDFFFGTSQIAQTTLRSVLGQSLLDDLLSKRDAINAELQRIIDFQTEPWGIKVTAVEVKNVDLPVEMQRAIAKQAEAERERRAKIIHAEGEFQAAQKLADAAKIIATEPATLQLRFLQTLTEISSEKNSTVIFPVPIDLITLFTEKYRKE is encoded by the coding sequence ATGATATTTTCACCTCAGTTTCTGAGCTTAGTATTTGCAATCCTGGTCGTTGTTTATTTCCTTGCAGGCGCTATCAAGATTCTCAAGGAATATGAGAGAGGCGTGGTGTTCAGGCTTGGACGCATCATACCGGTGAAGGGGCCCGGACTTGTCATTATATGGCCTATAATTGATAAACTCGTAAAGGTGAGCCTCAGAACAGTAACAATGGATGTGCCTTCACAGGATGTCATAACAAAGGATAATGTTACTGTTAAAGTGAATGCCGTTGTATACTTCAGGGTGATGGATCCTATAAAGGCGATAACGGCAATTGAGGACTTCTTTTTCGGTACAAGCCAGATAGCCCAGACAACCTTAAGGAGCGTTCTTGGTCAAAGTCTGCTTGACGACCTGCTTTCCAAAAGGGATGCCATCAATGCCGAACTGCAGCGCATCATAGATTTTCAGACCGAACCATGGGGTATAAAGGTAACCGCAGTCGAGGTAAAGAACGTCGATCTTCCTGTGGAGATGCAGAGGGCGATAGCAAAACAGGCTGAGGCGGAGAGGGAGCGCAGGGCAAAGATAATCCATGCAGAGGGTGAATTTCAGGCAGCACAGAAACTTGCTGACGCAGCAAAGATTATAGCTACCGAGCCGGCTACCCTGCAACTGAGATTTCTTCAAACACTTACAGAGATATCTTCAGAAAAGAATTCAACCGTTATTTTCCCTGTGCCGATTGATCTTATAACACTCTTTACTGAAAAATACAGAAAAGAATAA
- the ybhS gene encoding inner membrane transport permease YbhS, whose product MKRIRAIAIKEFKEIWRNRLFLILAFIVPFLMFVVFGYGISLDIENMPSSYIDHDGTRLSRDLVDRFIGRYFKLTRTVSDLKEAENLLRKGALRAVLVIPPDFSKKIYRGETSDVQVLIDGGYPYTSITIKGYAEAIVSSYNRRLLKERIERSGSLTSPVPVKAQTRYLFNESLRSSYALIPGLIAIVLLMNPAVLTAIAVAREKEFGTIYNIYSTPVKKIEFLLGKIIPYLIISTINFFVVVATVKVLFAIPMKGSIFDLIPPAIVYVLINVSIGLLISSVTRTVVSAQIVTLIVTIIPAFLYSGLLIPVSNLGTEGKVMAHIYPTMYFMDVIHGVYLKRLGLFQMMKEMGMLILYFILLFSFSVMVFKKREG is encoded by the coding sequence ATGAAGAGGATCAGAGCTATAGCAATCAAGGAATTCAAGGAGATATGGCGAAACAGGCTGTTTCTCATTCTTGCCTTTATTGTGCCCTTTCTGATGTTTGTGGTCTTCGGCTACGGTATCAGCCTCGATATCGAGAACATGCCCTCCTCATATATTGATCATGACGGAACCCGGCTCAGCAGGGACCTGGTCGATAGATTTATCGGAAGATATTTTAAACTCACGCGTACGGTGTCGGACCTGAAAGAGGCCGAGAACCTCTTGAGAAAGGGGGCCTTGAGGGCGGTCCTTGTGATTCCCCCGGATTTTTCAAAAAAGATCTACCGCGGGGAGACATCGGATGTTCAGGTCCTCATCGACGGCGGGTATCCGTATACATCCATTACAATAAAGGGTTATGCCGAGGCTATTGTGAGTTCATACAACCGGCGCCTTCTTAAAGAGCGGATCGAAAGGTCGGGTTCTCTCACTTCCCCGGTGCCGGTAAAGGCGCAAACAAGGTATCTCTTCAATGAATCGTTAAGGAGCAGCTATGCCCTCATCCCGGGTCTTATAGCGATAGTGCTGCTTATGAACCCGGCAGTGCTTACCGCTATAGCCGTTGCAAGGGAGAAGGAATTCGGCACAATATACAATATCTATTCGACACCGGTTAAGAAGATCGAGTTCCTCCTTGGTAAGATCATCCCTTATCTCATTATCTCAACAATAAACTTTTTTGTCGTTGTAGCCACCGTGAAGGTGCTCTTTGCCATACCCATGAAGGGGAGCATCTTTGATCTGATTCCGCCGGCAATCGTCTATGTCCTCATTAACGTCTCCATCGGACTCCTGATATCATCGGTTACACGCACAGTTGTATCTGCTCAGATCGTTACACTTATTGTAACCATCATACCCGCATTCCTGTATTCCGGCCTCCTGATACCTGTATCCAACCTCGGTACGGAGGGCAAGGTGATGGCACACATATATCCCACCATGTACTTCATGGACGTAATCCACGGGGTCTATCTGAAAAGGCTTGGCCTCTTCCAGATGATGAAAGAAATGGGCATGTTAATACTGTACTTTATCCTGCTCTTTTCCTTCTCTGTAATGGTCTTTAAAAAGAGGGAGGGCTGA
- a CDS encoding hypothetical protein (NfeD-like C-terminal, partner-binding) — MRGLKVYLCLFILSVFLPFPALSGERAVLVITVDGVINPVTSEFIEKSIKRAQKSDFNAVVIELDTPGGLDTSMRKIIKAINGSEVPVIVFVAPSGARAASAGVFITMAAHVAAMAPGTNIGAAHPVGMGGKMDKTMVEKVTNDAVAYIRSIAERRGRNADWAEEAVRKSVSVSAREALKLKVVDLIALNLNELLEKVDGKKVQTVSGLKILHTKDARIVRGEMSLRLRILGIISNPNVAYILMLLGFYGLFFEITNPGAIFPGVVGAICLVLAFYSFQTLPVNYAGLLLIVFAIIMFVLEVKVVSHGVLTIGGIVSMVIGSLMLFESSSPFLKLSLYLVISAALMTALFFTLTVGLAVRAWRRKPVTGIEGLTGLEGVAHTDIFKDGMTLVHGEYWRAYSDEPVRKGEKVKVLSVEGLRLHVRKID, encoded by the coding sequence ATGAGAGGCCTGAAGGTATACCTCTGTTTGTTTATATTATCAGTCTTCTTGCCGTTTCCTGCCCTTTCAGGTGAGAGGGCGGTTTTGGTTATTACCGTTGACGGGGTGATAAACCCGGTCACTTCCGAATTTATTGAAAAGAGTATAAAAAGGGCACAGAAGTCGGATTTTAACGCCGTAGTGATTGAGCTTGACACACCCGGTGGCCTTGATACCTCGATGCGTAAGATAATCAAGGCAATCAACGGCAGCGAGGTGCCTGTTATTGTCTTTGTAGCGCCATCAGGGGCACGTGCCGCCTCGGCAGGGGTCTTCATAACCATGGCCGCTCATGTTGCCGCCATGGCCCCGGGGACAAACATAGGCGCCGCCCATCCTGTTGGTATGGGGGGGAAGATGGACAAGACTATGGTAGAGAAGGTCACGAACGATGCCGTTGCTTACATACGGTCGATCGCAGAGAGGAGGGGACGGAATGCGGACTGGGCGGAAGAGGCTGTCAGGAAGAGCGTTTCCGTAAGCGCCCGGGAGGCTTTAAAGCTGAAGGTGGTGGATCTTATCGCCCTGAACCTGAATGAACTCCTTGAGAAGGTCGACGGGAAGAAGGTGCAGACGGTTTCAGGCCTGAAGATACTCCATACTAAAGATGCAAGGATTGTCAGGGGAGAGATGAGCCTGAGGCTCAGGATCCTCGGCATAATCAGCAACCCCAATGTTGCCTATATCCTAATGCTCCTTGGTTTTTACGGACTTTTCTTTGAGATTACAAATCCGGGGGCCATATTCCCCGGTGTTGTCGGTGCAATATGTCTGGTCCTTGCCTTTTATTCCTTTCAGACATTACCTGTCAATTATGCCGGTTTACTCCTGATAGTATTTGCCATAATAATGTTTGTCCTCGAGGTGAAGGTAGTCTCACACGGCGTTCTGACCATAGGTGGTATAGTGTCGATGGTTATTGGTTCGCTAATGCTCTTTGAGAGTTCAAGCCCCTTTCTCAAGCTGTCCCTTTATCTTGTGATTTCTGCAGCCCTGATGACGGCCCTCTTTTTTACCTTGACGGTAGGGCTCGCTGTCAGGGCATGGAGGAGAAAGCCGGTTACCGGGATTGAGGGTCTTACCGGTCTCGAGGGAGTTGCCCATACCGATATATTTAAAGACGGTATGACCCTTGTGCATGGTGAGTACTGGCGGGCATACAGCGATGAGCCGGTCAGGAAGGGTGAAAAGGTAAAGGTCCTGTCCGTTGAAGGACTTCGCCTGCATGTAAGGAAAATTGATTAG